The DNA region TGGTCGCCGCCACCCGGCTCCGGCCCGGCCGCGACGAGATCCTCGTGGACGCAGACACCTTCCCGACCGACGGTTACATCGCCGACGAGGCCGCCCGGCTGACCGGCCGCACGGTGCGCCGGTTGGTCGCCGAGGACATGCCCGCCCAGGTGAGCGAGCGGACGGCCGTGGCGTTGATCAACCACGTCGACTACGTCACCGGGCGCGCGCACGACATGGCCGAGCTGACCGCGGCGCTGCACCGCGCCGGCGCGCTGGCGCTCTGGGACCTCTGCCACAGCGTCGGCGCGCTGCCGGTCGAGCTCGACGAGGCAGGCGTGGATCTCGCCGTCGGCTGCACCTACAAGTTCCTGAACGGCGGCCCCGGCTCGCCCGCTTTCCTTTACGTGGCGGCGAAATGGCTGGACCGGTTCGAGCAGCCGCTGGCGGGCTGGGCGGGCGACCGCGACCCGTTCGCGATGCGGGGCGCGTACGAGGCGCACGCCGGTATCGCGCGCGGCCGCGCGGGCACACCCGACATCCTTTCGCTGCTCGCGCTCGACGCCGCCCTCGACGTCTGGGACGGGGTGGATCGCGGACTGCTCCGGGAGAAGGGCCTCGCGCTCGGCGACTTCTTCTTCCGGTGCGCGGACGAACTCCTCGACGGCGCGATGATCCCGACCCCGCGCGGCCGGGACCGCGGGCACCAGATCTCGGTGCTCGACGACGACGCGGCCAAGACGATGGCTGCCTTGATCGACCGCGGGGTGATCGGGGACTTCCGGCCGCCCAACGTGCTGAGGTTCGGGCTCGCGCCGCTCTACACCACGTATGGCGAGGTGCTCCGCGCCGTCACGACGCTTCGGGAGCTCCGAAGCTGAGCCAAGTATTTCGAGCATTTTCGAAGGATCGGGTTCGGCTTGGAGATGACACCACCGGTGGCGAAAATGGTGAACCCCATTCGGAAATGGGTGGCAAATAGGTGATCGCCTCGCCCCGGCGGGGGAGATCGGGAGATCCCTCGCGAATTCGCTGTTAGGCTCGTCATTCGCTCTCGCCGCGAGTGTGACGTAGATCCTTCCCCTGTGGCGTAAGGGAAACCCCCGCCGCCCGTCTCACCGGCGAGGCGCGGGCCACGGCGCCTGGAGAAGGAGGGGATCGTGTCGTTCGCCTATGTCGTCGTCGCCGTTTTCGGTGTCGCCTCCGGTTTTCTGCTCAACGAATTCGGCTCCCGGTACCCGGTGGAGACGGTTCTCGTCGCGATCCTGATCTGCGGGGTGGCGACCCTGTGCTGGGCGGGCGTCCGGATGCTGCGGGACGCGTCCGGGAGGGTCGAGGCGCTCATCGACGACGAGCTCGGCCGCGCCGAGGAAGATCATTTCGCCGATTCCTCCGTGATAAGCGTCGGCAATTCTCGATTCCGTGGAGCGAAGGGTGTGACGACGGCGTTCCTCCGCGGTGATGTCGTTCGCAAACCGAACGGTATGTGGAGCCCTGGTCCAAAAGCGTGAGCGACGTCACGGCGAGTAGTTTTCGCCGGCTTTTTCGCTGAGCCGCGGAGCCCGCGAGGGGTGACTTGATCGAGTCCGAAGAGCGTCGATCAAGCCGCTGCCTGCGCTAAACCGCCAGGTGACCTACTGGTCGGTCACTTGGCCGGGCACCCCGTCCCACGTGGTGGACTTTCCTGGTCCGGCCGCCTCTCGTCAGCAGGTCACGGCCATACGCGACTACCCTTCGCGTCTGGACTTGACTCACCCGTTTGGGTCTCCTAGCGTCTTCGCGGGCGGAGCGGACCACGCTGTGTTGATCCGGCTATCGGATCCCGCGGGTATGAGATCCCCGGCGACCCGACACCAAAAACTGCCGGAAGGAAAACGGACCACGGTGAAGCAGATTTCCCTTCGACGAGGCCGCGGCTCTTCGATTCGTTCGCGCGTTCTGACGATCGCGCTCATTCCGAGCATCGCGCTGATGCTGGTCGGTCTCGCGATCGGCGGGTACCTGATCTTCGACGCGGTCAATGGTCGTGACTACGCGCAGCGGATCCGTGACTCGGAAGCCCCTTCTCTCCCCTTCTTCGTCCAAGTACAGGAAGAGCGGCGGCTGGCGCTGCGCGAGCTCGCCGGCGACCGCTCGCAGCACGCCACCCTCACCGAGCAGCGCGCCAAGACCGACGCCGCCGCCCAGGGTGTCGCCGCGCATCTGCAGAAGTTCGTCGGGGACTCGCCCGACAGCGTGCAGCGCAACATCGCCACGCTGAACGGGCTCCTCCAGAAGATGCCGCAGATCCGGCAGTCGGCCGACTCCGGTCAGCTTCCGCTGCTGGACGCCTTCACCTTCTACAACCAGATCCTCGACCAGTTCGTCGACGGTCTCACCGGGCTCGCCCAGGACGCGCCGAACGCCGAGAACGCGTATCAGCGGATCACGGCGGTCCCGCTGTTCACCGCGATCGACCAGATGCAGCGCGCGAACGCCCTCGCCGCCGCGGCCGTCGCGGGCGGCGGCTTCACCGACGAGACCTACCGCGCGTACGTCACGGAGGTCGGTTCCTACCGTTCGCAGCTGGAGTCGTCGGTCTCGCGGATGCTCCCGGACGTCAAGGCGAAGTTCGACCAGCTCGTCGCGAGTGATCCGTGGAAGGCCGTCAACACTGTCGAGAACACCTTCCTGCAGAACAGCAAGGCCACGCTCCCCATCCCCGAGCAGACGTGGCTGCAGGCCGCGCGCGGCGTCAGCGACGCGATGATGCGCGGCTTCGTCGAGCAGAGTGGTACGGCCACGACGCAGGCGGTCGACGACGCCGACCGGACGCTGATCACCTCGGCCATCGCCGCGGCCATCGCGCTGCTGGTGGCGATCGGCGTGTTCGTCGTCGCCCTGCGGCTGTCCAACCGGCTCATCGGGCGGCTGGCACGGCTGCGGGAGGACACCCTCGACGTCGCCGAGATCCGGCTGCCGGAACTGGTGGACCGGGTGCGGGCGGGCGAACCCGTCGACCTCGACGACAAGGGTCACTTCCTCGACCACGGCGACGACGAGATCGGCCAGGTCGCCGAGGCCTTCAACAAGGCGCAGCAGACCGCCATCGCTGCCGCCGTCGAAGAGGCCAGGACCCGTGAGGGCACCAAGACGGTGTTCCTCAACATCGCACACCGCAGCCAGGTGATCGTGCACCGCCAGCTCAAGGTGCTCGACCAGGCCGAGCGCAAGCAGGAGGACCCGGAGCAGCTGGACACGCTCTTCCAGCTGGACCACCTCTCCACGCGCGCCCGGCGCAACGCGGAGAACCTGATCATCCTCGGTGGCGGCCAGCCCGGCCGTCAGTGGCGCAAGCCGGTGACGCTGGCCGAGCTGACCCGTGGTGCCTCGGCCGAGACCGAGGATTTCGCCAGGGTGAAGACGGCCAAGATGCCCGCGATGGCGGTGCAGGGCCCGGTCGTCGGCGACCTCGTGCACCTGCTCGCGGAGCTGATCGACAACGCGACCTCCTTCTCGCCGCCGCAGTCGCGCGTCGAGCTGCGGGGCAACGTGGTCGGCAAGGGTGTCGTGATCGAGGTCGAGGACCAGGGCCTCGGTATCGAGGCCGAGCAGGCCGCCGAGCTGAACGCGATGTTGGCCGATCCGCCGGACTTCGGCATCATGGCCTTGTCAGCCGAGCCACGGCTGGGCCTGTTCGTGGTCGCGCGCCTCGCCGCTCGGCACGGGATCTCCGTGCACCTGCGCGAATCCGCGTACGGCGGCACCAGGGCCATCGTGCTCGTCCGCACCGACCTGCTCGCGCCGGTCCCGTCTGATCAGCCGGAGGACGAGGTGGACCCCGAGAGCACCGAGGTGCCGGAGGCCGCGCCGCTGCTTCCTGGCCGTCGTGCCCGCCACCGCACCGAGTTCCCCGCGGAGCGGCCCGAGCTGCCCGTGCCGATGCCGGTCGCGCCGCAGCCTCAGCCGCAAGCGCAGCAGGGTCCGGAGCAGCCTGGAGGCGCGTTGCCGCCGCTGCCCCCGCGCCCGCCGCGCGTGCCCCGGCCGGAGACGCCGCGGCCCGAGCCGATCCGCCCGGAGCCCGCGCGCGCCGAGGCCCGGCCGCAGCCGGTGCAGCCGCCGGCCTGGCCGCCCGCCGACACCCGGCCGCAGGACGGCCGTCCGCCGCAGACCCGGCGGCCCGGCCCCGAGGCGCCCGGCAGGCCACCGCTGCCGCAGCGCCGCCGTCAGGCGAACCTGGTCCCCCAGCTCATGGAGGACCGGCCCGCCGCCCAGCGCGAGGAGGTCCGCGAGGACACCCCCGAGCTGGCCAGGAACCGGCTCGCCGCGTTCCAGCAGGGCACACGCCGCGCGCGGGACACCGAACCCACCGACGATTACACCGACCTCGACATGTACGGAGATCGTGACTAGATGGCCAACGCGGGAGTCAGTGAACTCGACTGGTTGCTGGATGACCTGGTCAAGCGTGTCGCCGGTGCCGACAGGGCGGTAGTCCTGTCCTCCGACGGCCTGCTCATCGGACGGTCCGGGAACCTGTCGGAGCAGGACGGCGAGCACCTGTCCGCGGTCGCGTCGGCGTTCCAGAGCCTCGCGCGGGGCACGGGACGGCACTTCGGCGGCGGCAACGTCCGCCAGACCATGGTCGAGATGGACCACGCCTTCCTGTTCGTCACCGCGGCCGGCCGCGGTGCGTGCCTCGCGCTGCTGGCGAAGGAGGACGCGGACATGGGCCTCGTGGCCTACGAGATGAACCTGATGGTCAAGCGGGTCGGCGCGGTGCTCACCTCGGCGCCCCGCGCCGCGACTCCCACGTCGCCATGAGCGGGCGGCACGAGTCGTGGTTCGAGGAGGAGGCCGGGCCGCTGGTCCGGTCGTACGCCGTCACGGGCGGGCGCACCCGCTCGGACACGCTCGGCCTCGACCTGATCACCCTGGTGGTCGCCATGCGTTCCTCGCACGAGGTCGCGGGCTTCGAGCCGGAGTACGGGCGGATCCTCAACCTGTGCCAGAGACCGACGTCCGTCGCGGAGGTCGCCGCGCGTATCGATCTGCCGCTGCCGGTGGTGAAGGTGCTGCTGAGCGACCTCATCGAACAGAACCTCGTGCTGTTCCGCACCGCGACCCCGGTCACCGACACCCCCAACAAACACGTACTCCAGGCGGTTCTTGATGGCATCCGGAAACTCTGAGCCCAGGCGATCCTTGACCGCGAACGCGGTCAAGGTCCTCATCGCCGGCGGGTTCGGGGTCGGTAAGACCACGATGGTCGGTTCGGTCAGCGAGGTTCCCCCGCTGCGCACCGAGGAGGTCATCACCGCGGCGTCCGAGGGCGTCGACGACCTCACCGGTGTCGAGAAGAAGACGACCACCACGGTGGCCCTCGACTTCGGCCGCATCACCATCAACCCCGAGCTGATCCTGTACCTGTTCGGCACGCCCGGTCAGGACCGGTTCTGGTTCATGTGGGACGAGCTGGCCGAGGGCGCGCTCGGCGCCGTCGTGCTGGCCGACACCCGGCGGCTCGACAGCTGCTTCGCGGCCGTGGACTTCTTCGAGCGCCGCGGGCTGCCGTTCGTCGTCGCCGTCAACTGCTTCGACAACGCCTACCGCTATGGCACCGAGGAGGTCCGGCAGGCGCTCGACGTCGGCATGGACGTCCCGCTGCTGCTGTGCGACGCGCGGGAACGCGAGTCGACGAAGCAGGTGCTGACCGTGCTGATGGAGCACGTGCTGGCGCTTTCGGACCTGGCCGCGGGGTTGCCACAGGGCCGCTGAGAGTTTGTCCGTGAAGGCCTCCTTGAGGGACCCAGGGTCCCTCAAGGAGGCCTTCACGGACTTTCAGGACTTGCGGCGGCGGCGCAGGGTGTCGAGCGCGTAGGTGCCCGGTCCCACCACCGCGAACAGCAGGAAGATCCAGGAGTACAGCGCGGCCGTCTCGCCCTTGTTCTGCAACGGCAGCAGCGCGTCGGGCTGGTGCACGACGAAGTACGCGTACGCCATCGTGCCCGAGAGCAGCACCGCGACCGGGCGGGTGAACAGACCCGCCAGGACGAGCAGCGAACCGACCGTTTCGATCACCCCGGCGTACCAGCCCGGCCAGGTGCCCACCGGCACGGCGGCCTTGTCGAACAGGCCCATCTTCTGCAGGCCGTGGCAGAGGAAGAGGAACGAGACGACAACGCGGACGGCGGAGAGGGCCAGTCCCTGCCACTTGGGAGCGGTCGGGCCCACCTCGGTGCTCGTGGCGGCGGTTGTCTGGGTCATGACGCATCCTTCCGGCTCAAGGTGGTCTAAACCATTGATGTGCTAGAGGATGCCGGACAACCCTATCGGTACGGAACTTTCTTTCGGGGGGTAATTCTGTGTTATGCCCGAATTTAACGACGCTGAAACGCGTCAAGGCCCCTTTCCTGGAATGAATCCAGGAAAGGGGCCTCGTGATTCCCGATTCAGCGGCGGCGGCGCAGTGTGTCGAGGGCGAAGGTGCCCGGGCCGATCGCGGCGATCAGCAGGAAGATCCAGCAGTAGAGGGTCGACAGCTCGCCCATGTTCTGCAGCGGCAGCAGGCCTTCCGGCGCGTGCACGGTGAAGTAGGCGTAGGCCATGACACCGGAGAGGAGCACCGCGACCGGCCGGGTGAACAGGCCCACCAGCACGAACGCGGCGCCGACGAGTTCGATCACGCTGCCGTACCAGCCGGGCCAGGAGCCGAGTTCGACCGAGCCGCCCGCGCCGTCGACGCCACCGAAGAATCCGAATCCCTGCAAACCGTGGCAGAGGAAGAGGAACGAGACGACGATCCGGACGGCCGACTGGATCGCGCCCTGCGCCTTGGCGGCGCGCGGGTGGTGGCGGTGGTCTTGGCGGGGGTGATGGTCTGCGTCATGGTTCCGGTCCTTCCGGGAGTGTCTGTCGGGCGGCTTCTGACAACGCGTCGGATGGGATCGACGCGAATCGACATCCGAGCGGAAACTTTTTTCGCGGGCCGGTCACATCACCCGGTCGGAGCAAGGCCAGACTGGACGCCATGGCGGGTAAGACGAGTGCCGGGATCCTGCTCTTCCGCAGGTCGGGCGAGGTGACCGAGGTGCTTCTCGGGCATATGGGCGGGCCGTTCTGGGCGAAGAAGGACGCGGGCGGCTGGTCGGTGCCCAAGGGCGAGTACGAGCCGGACGAGACGCCGGAGGCCGCGGCGCGGCGCGAGTTCCAGGAGGAGTTGGGGCTGCCGGCGCCGGAGGGGGAGTACCTCCCGCTCGGTGAGGTGAAGCAGTCCGGCGGCAAGGTCGTGACGGTCTGGGCGGTGGAGGGCGACCTCGACCCGGCTCAGGTCGTGCCGGGGGTCTTCGAGATGGAGTGGCCGCCGCGGTCGGGCCGGACGCAGGAGTTCCCGGAGGTCGACAGGGTCGCCTGGTTCGGGCTGGCCGAAGCCGAGGAGAAGCTGCTGAAAGGCCAGCGCCCGTTCCTCGCCCGGCTTGGCGAGCTGCTCAACGGCTGAGGGCTGGGGGCGCTTCGGGCTCTGATGGCGAGTGTGGAGGATTCGGGACAGTCAACGTCCCGAATCCTCCACATTCGACCGGTCCGCTCCAACCCGAACTGCCACTCGCGACCACCCTTGTGCGGGCTGATCTCGCGTGTCGTCCCTCAGCGCACTGCTGGCGCTGCTCAACGGCTGAGCAGCTCGCCCAGCGGTTTGTCGGCCAGCGAGCCCAGCACGAGGTCGGCGTGGTCGAAGTTCAGCACCGCGGTGATCGCGTTCGGTACGGCGACGCACTCGAGCCCGGCGGCCTTCGCCGCGGTGACGCCGTGCGGTGAATCCTCGAACGCGATCGCCTCGGCCGCGGGCAGGTCCAGCGCGGCGAGCGCGGCCAGGTACAGGTCCGGGCTCGGCTTCGCCTCGTGGAGGTCGCCGGTGAGCACGGCCTCGAACGCGTCCGCGAGACCGAGCCGCTTCAGGTGCGTGGTGACCCAATCGCCGGTCGAGCTCGACGCGATGGCCAGCCGCAGGCCCTGTTCCTTCGCGTCGGCGAGGTACTCCTCGACACCTGGCCGTGGCCCCACGGCTTCCAGCAGCTCGGTGACCCTGGCGCGGACGCCGGTGCGGACGGCGACCCGGTCGAGGTTCTCGTCGTTCTTCTCCAGCAGCTCGAACATCGCGACGGCGGTGTTCTGGGTGCCGATCACGGTGTGCCAGACGTCGAGGGGGAGTTCGTCGCCGCGGGCGCGGAAGGTCTCCTGCCAGGCCACGAGGACGGCCGCTTCGGTGTCGACCAGCGTCCCGTCGAAGTCGAAGATCAATGCGCCGGTCATGGGACGAGTCTACGTCTTGACTCACTGAGTGGTACGGATTACCGTACGCATTCGTTAGGAAACTTACCAAACGAACAATGTACTCGAAGTGAACGCCGCGCACCCGTCCCTCTCAACCCGCCGCCACGGATTCCCGGGGAGATCGATGTGAAGGCCCGAACCCGACTACTGCCACTAGGCGCGGCCGCCATCCTGTTGCCGACGCTGCTCAGCGGCAATGCGCAAGCCGCTGATGTCCTTTTGTCCCAAGGAAAGCCCGTCCTCGTCTCCTCGGTGGAGTCGTCGTCCTACGGCGGCCCGCTCGCCGTCGACGGCAAGACGAGCACCCGCTGGGCGAGCGCGGAAGGTGTCGACCCGCAGTTCATCCGCATCGACCTCGGTGGCCCGTCGGCCATCAACCGGGTCAAGCTGAACTGGGAAGCCGCGTACGCCAGCGCGTATCGCCTGGAAGTCTCCAACGACGGCTCGGCGTGGACCTCGATCAAGTCCGTCACCGGCGGCAACGGCGGGACCGACGATCTCACCGGGCTGTCCGGCCGCGGCCGGTACCTGCGCCTCGTCGGCACCAAACGCGCCACCAGCTACGGCTACTCCCTTTGGGAGATGCAGGTTTACGGCACGTCCGACTCCTCGGGCGACACGCAGGCGCCCACCGCGCCGTCGAACCTCAAGGCCGGTTCGGTCACCGCGTCCACTGTGGACTTGACGTGGACCGGTTCGACGGACAACGTCGGCGTCAGCGGCTACGAGGTGCTGCGCAACGGCCAGGTCGTCGGCACTACAGAAAGCGCTTCCTACACCGACAGCGGGCTGAGCGCGTCGACCGCGTACACCTACACCGTCCGAGCAAAGGACGCCGCCGGTAACACCTCGGCGGCCAGCAACCAGATCCAGGCGACCACGCAGGCGGGCGGCTCGTCGTTCGTCCTCGCCGCCTCCGGTGACATCGCCGAACAGTGCACCGCTTCGTCGTCTTCGTGCGTCCACCCGAAGACGGCCGCGCTGGTCGGCCAGATGAACCCGGCCGCGGTGATCACCATGGGCGACAACCAGTACGACGACGCCCACATCGAGGACTTCACGAAGTACTTCGACAAGACCTGGGGCAAGTACAAGAGCATCATGCACCCGGTTCCCGGCAACCACGAGACCTACGACCACACCCCGCTGGGCGCCTACAAGCAGTACTTCGGCAAGATCGCGACGCCGAACGGGAAGACCTACTACAGCTGGGAAATGGGCAACTGGCACTTCGTCGCCATCGACAGCACGGAGTTCTCGCCCGGTCTCGCCGCGAACGCGATCAGCGACGAGCAGCTGAACTGGATCAAGCAGGACCTGAAGAGCAACACCAAGCCCTGCGTCGCCGCGTACTACCACCACCCGCGCTACACCTCGGGCGACCACGGCGACAACGACAAGATGGCCACGCTCTGGGAGACCCTGGTCCAGAACAAGGTCGACCTGGTGCTCAACGGGCACGACCACCACTACGAGCGCTTCTATCCGCAGAACGTCGACGGTGACAAGGACCCGGCGGGTCCGGTGCAGATCATCGGCGGTGGCGGCGGGGCGACCCTGTACCCGGTCAAGACCGAACACCCGGCCACCGCGAAGGCGATCTCCACCTACGGCGTGCTCAAGCTGAACATGTCGGACAACGCCTTCTCGACCCAGCTGATCGGGCTCGACGGCAAGACGATCGACTCCTCTCCCACCTACACCTGCCACTGATTCCCGTGAGGAGGTGCCGCGTCGCGCCGCGGCACCTCCTTCCGGCGCTGGAGGTCCCCCATGTACATAGCCACCAGTAGGGGAGCGGACGCCGCGGCGGAGGTCCCGAAGAGCGGCGTCAAACGGGCCGTCACCGGGAACGTCGTCGCGCTCGGCCTGGTCAGCCTGGTCACCGACATCTCGTCGGAGATGGTGACCGCGGTCCTGCCGCTCTACCTCGTCCTCGGTCTCGGCCTGAGCCCGCTGCAGTTCGGCGTGCTCGACGGCCTCTACTCCGGTGTCACGGCCGTCGTCCGGCTCGTCGGCGGCCATCTCGCGGACCGCTGGCAGAAGCTCAAGGCGGTCGCCTGCTTCGGTTACGGGCTCTCGGCACTGGGCAAGATCGGCCTGATGCTGGCGGGTTCGTCCACCGTCGCGATCGGCGCGGTGCTCGCGGCCGACCGCACCGGCAAAGGCGTCCGGACCGCCCCGCGCGACGCGCTGATCACCTTGAGCAGCGATCCCGAACATCTCGGTCGCGCGTTCGGCGTGCACCGCGCGATGGACACCTTCGGCGCGTTCCTCGGCCCGCTGGTCGCGATGGCCGTGCTGTGGCTCAGCCTGGGCAGCTACGACTCGGTGTTCTTCACGAGCTTCTGCATCGCCGCGATCGGCGTGATCATCCTGGTGGTGCTGGTCAAGGACCACCAGCCGAAACCGCGCGCCGAACGGGCCAAGGTCTCCTTGCGGGAGACCGCCGGCCTGATCCGGCAGGCGTCGTTCCGGCGGATCTGCGTGTGGGCGGCGCTGCTGGGGCTGGTCACCCTCAGCGACTCGTTCCTCTACCTCGTGCTGCAGCGCCGCTGGGACCTCGGCGCGGTCTTCTTTCCCTTGCTGCCACTGGGAACCGCGGGCGTGTACCTGCTGCTCGCCGTGCCGTTCGGCAGGCTTTCGGACCGGATCGGCCGCTGGAAGGTGTTCCTCGGCGGGCACATCGCGCTGGTCGTCGCGCTGCTGGCGCTGCTCGGCCCGGTCGACGGCGGCATCCTCGCGGTGCTTGCGCTCGTGCTGCACGGTGTCTTCTACGCGGCCACCGACGGTGTCCTGATGGCCGCGGCCGGACCGCTGCTGCCCGAACACCAGCGGGCGAGCGGGCTGGCGCTGGTGCAGACCGGGCAGGCGACGACGCGGATGCTCGCGTCCGTCCTTTTCGGACTCGCCTGGACCACCTGGGACCTGCACGCCGCGGTCTTGGTCGCCGCGGGCGCGCTGGCCGTGGTGGTCGTGGCGGCCGCCGTCCTCCGTCCGTTGCGGACCTACGCGTGAGGGCGCGGATCCTGGGCGTGGTGGCGGCGGTCGTCGTCCTGATCGCGGCGGCCGTCGGCTACGGCGTCCTGTCCCGGGACCGCGGGCCCGCCGTCAACTCGGTCGCCGTCGTCACCGGGCAGCCGGTTTCGGTGCAGGCCAAGGGACAACTGCTGTTCCGCAACACCGCCGAGGGCCCGGACTTCGGCCATCTCGCCACCGTCCCGGCCGATCGTCCCGGCGAACCCCGGAAGGTGTCCGGCCTCAGCTGCGACCGGTTCGCCGCGTCGGCGGGGACGGCGCTGTGCCTGGCCGCGCAGCCCGGGGTGCTGCCGCCGATGACCGACGTGATCGTGCTGGACAAGGACCTCAAGGAGATCCGCCGGATCGAACTGCCCGGCACCCCCAGCCGCGGCCGGGTCTCGCCGGACGGGAAGCTCGCCTACTGGACGCTGTTCGTCAACGGGGATTCCTATGCGGAGACCGGGTTTTCGACCAGGGCGGGGATCTTCAACCTGACCACCGGGAAGCTGATGAAGAGCATCGAGGAGATGGGGCTCCTGCTCGACGGCAAGCCGTACTACTCGTCCGACGTGAACTACTGGGGGATCACCTTCGCCCCCGACGGCAAGAAGTTCTACGCGACGGTCGGGACGAAGGGGAAGACGTACCTGGTCGAGGCGGACTACGAGAAGCTCGTCGCGAGGATGATCCGGGAGAACGTCGAATGCCCGTCGCTCTCGCCGGACGGGAAGCGGATCGCCTTCAAGAAGAAGGTCTCCGCCGATCTCGCGGCGCCGTGGCGGCTGGCCGTCCTCGACCTGGCCTCCGGCAAGGAAACCCTGCTGGCCGAGACGCGGAGCGTGGACGACCAGGCGGCCTGGCTCGACGACCGGACCGTGGCGTACGGCGTGGACTCGGCGGTCTGGTCGGTTCCGGCGGACGGGAGCGGGGCGCCCCGGGAGCTGGTCGCGCAGGCTGCTTCACCCGCGGGTGTGTAGGCCCATCGCTTCCGCCTGCTCGCGGAACACCTCGTAGGCGTCGGTCCCGAAGAGCACGAACCGCACCAGCTCCACCGAACACGACCCGGCCGCGAGCGTGTTCACCACCGTTTCGAGGGCGATTTCCGCCGCGGACTCGACCGGCCACCGGTAGATCCCGGTCGAGATCGCGGGGAACGCCACGGTGTGCGCGCCGAGGTCGGCGGCCACGTGCAGCGAGTTGCGGTGGCACGCCGCCAGCAGTGCCGAGCGGTCTTCGGAGCCGGACCACACCGGCCCGACGGTGTGCACCACCCAGCGCGCCGGAAGGCGGCCCGCCGTGGTGGCGACCGCCTCTCCGGTCTTCAGTCCCTTGCCGTAATGCCCCGCACGCAACGCCCGGCATTCGGTGAGGATCTCCGGCCCGCCGCGGCGGTGGATCGCGCCGTCCACCCCGCCGCCGCCGAGCAGTGACGAGTTCGCGGCGTTGACCACGACGTCGACCTGTTGTTCGGTGATGTCGCCTTCCACCAGTTCGATCATCGTGATCGCTCCGTCAGTCGGTGAAGTACTCGATCAGTACCGGGGCCACGGCCTTCGGCTTGAGCATATGCGTCTGGCCCTCGATCGTGCGGTGCTCGGCGCCGGGG from Amycolatopsis sp. EV170708-02-1 includes:
- a CDS encoding kynureninase; this translates as MVAVTDLVAEAAALDAADPLAHKRNEFDLDADVAYFDGNSLGAPPKHVAGRLAAVVREQWGGRLIRSWSEGWWEAPVRVGERIAPLVGAAPGQVVVADSTSVNLFKALVAATRLRPGRDEILVDADTFPTDGYIADEAARLTGRTVRRLVAEDMPAQVSERTAVALINHVDYVTGRAHDMAELTAALHRAGALALWDLCHSVGALPVELDEAGVDLAVGCTYKFLNGGPGSPAFLYVAAKWLDRFEQPLAGWAGDRDPFAMRGAYEAHAGIARGRAGTPDILSLLALDAALDVWDGVDRGLLREKGLALGDFFFRCADELLDGAMIPTPRGRDRGHQISVLDDDAAKTMAALIDRGVIGDFRPPNVLRFGLAPLYTTYGEVLRAVTTLRELRS
- a CDS encoding nitrate- and nitrite sensing domain-containing protein; the encoded protein is MKQISLRRGRGSSIRSRVLTIALIPSIALMLVGLAIGGYLIFDAVNGRDYAQRIRDSEAPSLPFFVQVQEERRLALRELAGDRSQHATLTEQRAKTDAAAQGVAAHLQKFVGDSPDSVQRNIATLNGLLQKMPQIRQSADSGQLPLLDAFTFYNQILDQFVDGLTGLAQDAPNAENAYQRITAVPLFTAIDQMQRANALAAAAVAGGGFTDETYRAYVTEVGSYRSQLESSVSRMLPDVKAKFDQLVASDPWKAVNTVENTFLQNSKATLPIPEQTWLQAARGVSDAMMRGFVEQSGTATTQAVDDADRTLITSAIAAAIALLVAIGVFVVALRLSNRLIGRLARLREDTLDVAEIRLPELVDRVRAGEPVDLDDKGHFLDHGDDEIGQVAEAFNKAQQTAIAAAVEEARTREGTKTVFLNIAHRSQVIVHRQLKVLDQAERKQEDPEQLDTLFQLDHLSTRARRNAENLIILGGGQPGRQWRKPVTLAELTRGASAETEDFARVKTAKMPAMAVQGPVVGDLVHLLAELIDNATSFSPPQSRVELRGNVVGKGVVIEVEDQGLGIEAEQAAELNAMLADPPDFGIMALSAEPRLGLFVVARLAARHGISVHLRESAYGGTRAIVLVRTDLLAPVPSDQPEDEVDPESTEVPEAAPLLPGRRARHRTEFPAERPELPVPMPVAPQPQPQAQQGPEQPGGALPPLPPRPPRVPRPETPRPEPIRPEPARAEARPQPVQPPAWPPADTRPQDGRPPQTRRPGPEAPGRPPLPQRRRQANLVPQLMEDRPAAQREEVREDTPELARNRLAAFQQGTRRARDTEPTDDYTDLDMYGDRD
- a CDS encoding roadblock/LC7 domain-containing protein, yielding MANAGVSELDWLLDDLVKRVAGADRAVVLSSDGLLIGRSGNLSEQDGEHLSAVASAFQSLARGTGRHFGGGNVRQTMVEMDHAFLFVTAAGRGACLALLAKEDADMGLVAYEMNLMVKRVGAVLTSAPRAATPTSP
- a CDS encoding DUF742 domain-containing protein, which translates into the protein MSGRHESWFEEEAGPLVRSYAVTGGRTRSDTLGLDLITLVVAMRSSHEVAGFEPEYGRILNLCQRPTSVAEVAARIDLPLPVVKVLLSDLIEQNLVLFRTATPVTDTPNKHVLQAVLDGIRKL
- a CDS encoding ATP/GTP-binding protein; translated protein: MASGNSEPRRSLTANAVKVLIAGGFGVGKTTMVGSVSEVPPLRTEEVITAASEGVDDLTGVEKKTTTTVALDFGRITINPELILYLFGTPGQDRFWFMWDELAEGALGAVVLADTRRLDSCFAAVDFFERRGLPFVVAVNCFDNAYRYGTEEVRQALDVGMDVPLLLCDARERESTKQVLTVLMEHVLALSDLAAGLPQGR
- a CDS encoding DoxX family protein, with product MTQTTAATSTEVGPTAPKWQGLALSAVRVVVSFLFLCHGLQKMGLFDKAAVPVGTWPGWYAGVIETVGSLLVLAGLFTRPVAVLLSGTMAYAYFVVHQPDALLPLQNKGETAALYSWIFLLFAVVGPGTYALDTLRRRRKS
- a CDS encoding NUDIX domain-containing protein yields the protein MAGKTSAGILLFRRSGEVTEVLLGHMGGPFWAKKDAGGWSVPKGEYEPDETPEAAARREFQEELGLPAPEGEYLPLGEVKQSGGKVVTVWAVEGDLDPAQVVPGVFEMEWPPRSGRTQEFPEVDRVAWFGLAEAEEKLLKGQRPFLARLGELLNG
- a CDS encoding HAD-IA family hydrolase encodes the protein MTGALIFDFDGTLVDTEAAVLVAWQETFRARGDELPLDVWHTVIGTQNTAVAMFELLEKNDENLDRVAVRTGVRARVTELLEAVGPRPGVEEYLADAKEQGLRLAIASSSTGDWVTTHLKRLGLADAFEAVLTGDLHEAKPSPDLYLAALAALDLPAAEAIAFEDSPHGVTAAKAAGLECVAVPNAITAVLNFDHADLVLGSLADKPLGELLSR